A part of Cotesia glomerata isolate CgM1 linkage group LG4, MPM_Cglom_v2.3, whole genome shotgun sequence genomic DNA contains:
- the LOC123263918 gene encoding bromodomain-containing protein 3-like, which yields MEQHIVPSCSSAVDDPTEAILVPINGIVQPPVMPLPGCRGRVTNQLQFLKKNVLEKIWNHDYAKPFKKPVDTIEHNIPDYYKVITNPMDLGTIRKRLSNRYYWSSEDCIKDFKMMFKNCYTYNDPGQDIVLMAQTLEKIFYQKMALTNKSLEASPKEFATERNFGSLPIQNSVEEPNDQVISEVESTVKDVEVDSSVITEFRALMERRRITRGEFRELSPGLKNCRKILKNLFRKRHSEYAWPFYLPLNANHWKFDDYHDVIKKPMDLLTIKCKLEDRMYATPQEFIEDVRLIFSNCYKYDCRKYKLVSNAQQLQHVFEMMISKIYDDVEEIELDEDSSDTSSSSSSSSSSSSSSNSCGSNVCRSRSNSCNRNNPDSFSAETLEGMSPKF from the exons ATGGAGCAGCATATTGTTCCCTCTTGCTCTAGTGCAGTTGATGATCCAACTGAAGCAATCCTAGTGCCTATAAACGGAATAGTGCAACCACCAGTTATGCCATTGCCAGGTTGTCGAGGCCGTGTGACGAACCAGCTTCAATTCTTGAAGAAAAACGTCCTGGAAAAAATATGGAATCACGATTACgccaagccgttcaaaaaACCAGTAGACACAATTGAACACAACATACCGGATTACTATAAAGTGATAACCAATCCAATGGACCTTGGCACAATTAGAAAGCGGCTTAGCAACAGATACTACTGGTCTTCAGAGGACTGCATCAAAGATTTCAAAATGATGTTCAAAAATTGCTATACTTACAATGATCCAGGACAGGATATCGTTCTGATGGCTCAGACGCTTGAGAAGATATTCTACCAGAAGATGGCTC TCACTAACAAGTCATTGGAAGCTTCTCCGAAGGAATTTGCTACGGAGCGAAATTTTGGGAGTTTGCCAATTCAAAATTCCGTTGAGGAACCAAATGATCAGGTTATTAGTGAGGTCGAATCGACTGTGAAAGATGTCGAGGTGGATTCGAGTGTCATCACGGAGTTTCGTGCTCTGATGGAACGTCGGAGGATCACCAGAGGCGAATTTAGAGAACTCTCTCCCGGGCTCAAGAATTGTAGGAAAATCCTGAAGAATCTTTTCCGTAAAAGACACTCTGAGTATGCCTGGCCGTTTTACCTTCCTCTGAACGCAAATCATTGGAAGTTTGATGATTACCATGATGTCATTAAGAAGCCCATGGATTTGCTGACTATCAAGTGCAAACTGGAGGATCGGATGTATGCAACTCCTCAAGAATTCATCGAAGATGTGAGGCTCATATTCAGCAATTGCTATAAATACGATTGCCGTAAGTACAAATTGGTTTCAAATGCTCAACAGCTGCAGCATGTCTTTGAAATGATGATTTCGAAAATTTATGATGATGTAGAAGAAATCGAGCTGGATGAGGACAGCTCGGATactagtagtagtagtagtagtagtagtagtagtagtagtagtagtaataGTTGTGGTAGTAATGTTTGTAGAAGTCGTAGTAATAGTTGTAATAGGAATAATCCTGATAGTTTTAGTGCAGAGACATTAGAAGGAATGAGTccgaaattttga